A stretch of Bordetella genomosp. 13 DNA encodes these proteins:
- a CDS encoding IclR family transcriptional regulator, whose translation MSKPSALMIQSLEKGLAVLESFRAHASMSLQEVAQVNGITMGSAQRVTHTLEQAGYLQKDARSKRYSVTVKAVGLGYSYLYRHPLFQHAHSVLHQLNQECGEIVNLSVPDDEDHMVFVMRVAPARHIPVYLPAGTRIPSFASASGRALWAYLPDEVLQQRLDALPAQGYTPKTTLDAAVLRRLIEQARTDHYAYADEEFFRGDLNVAAAVLDESGAPIAAVNISVPKPGWTLQRARKELAPLAIRAARAIGRSV comes from the coding sequence GCTCATGCCTCCATGAGCCTGCAGGAGGTGGCCCAGGTCAACGGCATCACCATGGGCTCGGCGCAGCGCGTCACGCACACGCTCGAACAGGCCGGCTACCTGCAGAAAGACGCGCGCAGCAAGCGCTACAGCGTCACGGTCAAGGCCGTCGGCCTGGGCTACAGCTACCTGTACCGGCATCCCCTCTTCCAGCACGCGCACTCGGTGCTGCACCAGCTCAACCAGGAATGCGGCGAGATCGTCAACCTGTCGGTGCCCGACGATGAGGACCACATGGTGTTCGTCATGCGCGTCGCACCGGCGCGCCACATTCCGGTGTACCTGCCGGCCGGCACGCGCATCCCCAGCTTCGCCTCCGCGTCGGGCCGCGCGCTGTGGGCCTATCTGCCCGACGAGGTCCTGCAGCAGCGGCTGGATGCATTGCCCGCCCAGGGCTACACGCCCAAGACCACGCTGGATGCGGCCGTGCTGCGCCGCCTGATCGAACAGGCGCGCACCGATCACTATGCGTACGCCGACGAAGAGTTCTTCCGCGGCGACCTCAATGTGGCGGCCGCCGTGCTGGACGAGTCCGGCGCGCCGATTGCCGCCGTGAACATCTCCGTGCCGAAGCCGGGCTGGACGCTGCAGCGCGCGCGCAAGGAACTCGCGCCGCTGGCCATCCGGGCCGCGCGCGCCATCGGGCGCAGCGTCTGA